The following proteins are co-located in the Pectinophora gossypiella chromosome 23, ilPecGoss1.1, whole genome shotgun sequence genome:
- the LOC126377468 gene encoding reticulocyte-binding protein homolog 2a-like, whose amino-acid sequence MKSKEPTVYFGHPFQFWRKRERLKLLLSKEQEEYIQELATIQAVEKCKVCREKENKVEDYEKELELEKIRECQKALEREKIAKGMQYTKEDEIRLREMQKKQMEEKRRIEEQQQEIENMWQQVLVEDVRRKEQREREEFKRIQKEMAERRRVYDEQIASANRKRQEAIQQEREKENGRLERIRKKMEQDHYEAIRRKKEQQMTNKTNYIEGHRDKITRIRSEKRTDREMDSNTIRVALEELRKEKQKERDGMKKLQIEKQIFTEYYNRERRMAVRLEEDADRIAQEWKREEETRVDEYQRKIAAEKQLNKEKAAEEYRRYMEQRKQELERERHERAAKMERVKRTAVRELQRKLDSANDELRRQIDYRNGLTNQIRENQRVLETELNAMEIKQRPFTKKPEMFKDAMEKIDKSPCRDR is encoded by the exons ATGAAATCGAAAGAGCCTACCGTCTACTTTGGGCATCCCTTCCAATTTTGGAGG AAGAGAGAACGACTCAAACTTCTTCTATCCAAAGAACAAGAGGAATATATCCAAGAACTAGCTACGATACAGGCTGTAGAAAAGTGTAAAGTATGCAGAGAAAAAGAGAATAAAGTAGAAGATTATGAGAAAGAGTTAGAGTTAGAGAAGATTCGAGAATGTCAGAAGGCCTTGGAAAGAGAGAAGAT AGCAAAAGGAATGCAGTACACAAAAGAAGATGAGATTCGACTGAGAGAGATGCAGAAGAAGCAAATGGAAGAGAAGAGAAGGATAGAAGAACAACAACAAGAGATAGAGAATATGTGGCAGCAGGTTTTGGTGGAAGATGTTAGGAGAAag GAACAAAGAGAACGGGAAGAATTCAAAAGAATACAGAAAGAGATGGCAGAACGAAGAAGAGTTTACGACGAACAAATAGCGAGCGCTAATAGAAAGAGACAGGAAGCTATCCAgcaggaaagagagaaagagaacgGAAGACTTGAAAGAATAAGAAAGAAGATGGAGCAGGACCATTATGAAG caataagaagaaagaaagagcAGCAGATGACGAACAAAACCAACTACATAGAAGGTCACAGAGATAAAATAACCAGGATTCGGAGTGAGAAGAGAACAGACAGAGAAATGGACAGTAACACCATCAGAGTAGCGCTTGAAGAACTGCGAAAAGAGAAGCAGAAAGAAAGAGATGGCATG aaaaagcTTCAAATAGAAAAGCAGATATTCACAGAATATTACAACCGCGAAAGAAGAATGGCGGTTAGGTTAGAAGAGGACGCAGACAGGATTGCCCAGGAGTGGAAGCGAGAGGaggaaaccagggttgatgagtacCAGAGAAAGATAGCTGCTGAGAAGCAATTGAACAAAGAG AAAGCAGCAGAAGAATACAGAAGATATATGGAACAGAGAAAGCAAGAGTTAGAAAGAGAGCGACACGAGAGAGCGGCAAAAATGGAGAGAGTGAAAAGGACAGCTGTCAGAGAGCTGCAGAGGAAATTAGATAGTGCCAATGATGAACTGAGAAGACAGATTGACTATAGAAACGGGTTGACCAATCAGATTAGAGAGAATCAGAGAGTTTTG GAGACAGAATTGAATGCGATGGAAATCAAACAGCGTCCGTTTACCAAGAAACCTGAGATGTTCAAAGATGCCATGGAGAAGATCGATAAGTCTCCTTGTAGAGATAGGTAA